In the genome of Nitrospira sp., the window GGGCTCGGTGGATTCTCTTCCGGTGAGCTCTTGTAGTAGGTTTCATCGTACCAATCCGCGACCCACTCAATGACATTGCCCGCTCCATCCATCACCCCATAGGGACTTTTGTCAGCCTGAAAACTCCCCACGGACGCGGATACCTCATGTCCATCCTGTACTCGGGCCCAGTTGGCGCCATTGGCCTGCTCTTTGTTCCCCCATGGCCAGAGCCTGCCGTCCGTACCACGCATAGCTTTCTCCCACTCGGCTTCAGTCGGAAGCCGCTTGTCGTTCCAACGGCAGTACTCCGATGCGTCATCCCAGGAAACGTAGACGACCGGTTGGTTTACACCACGTACCTTGCTGCCACTTTTTGCATAGCGCGAAGGCAGTCCCGGTTTTCGATGGCCTGTTGAAGTAACAAATTGTTGATATTGATGGTTGGTTACTTCATATCGATCGATCGAATACGTATCAAGGAAGATGGTCCGCTGCGGTTGCTCGTCGAATCCCCCATCCTCAGTTCCACGAACGAATGGTCCTGCCGGAATCGTCACCATGTCCTCCGGAATAGGGTCCCCTCCAGAAGCGCTATCCCGTTCTGGGTCAGTTTCAGAATTGGCGTCTGACTCCAGCGCTTCATATGGTGTGAGGGTGGTGCCTCGTAAGATAGCGGTGATGGGCATGGCGGCA includes:
- a CDS encoding SUMF1/EgtB/PvdO family nonheme iron enzyme produces the protein MLETKFKLVFLLVVLVCAAMPITAILRGTTLTPYEALESDANSETDPERDSASGGDPIPEDMVTIPAGPFVRGTEDGGFDEQPQRTIFLDTYSIDRYEVTNHQYQQFVTSTGHRKPGLPSRYAKSGSKVRGVNQPVVYVSWDDASEYCRWNDKRLPTEAEWEKAMRGTDGRLWPWGNKEQANGANWARVQDGHEVSASVGSFQADKSPYGVMDGAGNVIEWVADWYDETYYKSSPEENPPSPEYGTYRVLRGGGYTTTGGDVRITSRSKMMPDFRDETIGFRCAISKTGIREAKEGKPDEFTENRSSRESKTRPK